In Panthera tigris isolate Pti1 chromosome D2, P.tigris_Pti1_mat1.1, whole genome shotgun sequence, one DNA window encodes the following:
- the NSMCE4A gene encoding non-structural maintenance of chromosomes element 4 homolog A encodes MSGDSSGRRSEGRGRGRDPHRDRTRSRSRSRSPLSPVSRRGAAPERREAPERPSLEEAEPSDSGDEMVDPASLEAETDHGLCRQIRHQYRALINSVQQNREDILNASDKLTEVLEEANTLFNGVSRAREAVLDAHFLVLASDLGKEKAKQLRSDLNSFDMLRYVETLLTHMGVNPLEAEELIRDEDSSDFEFIVYDSWKISGKTAENTFNKTHTFHFLLGSIQGEFPVPKPRSDRPRKGPKTEEKKTMPDQLSEMEESHQEATEKEVERILGLLQTYFREDPDTPMSFFDFVVDPHSFPRTVENIFHVSFIIRDGFARIKLDQDRLPIIEPVNINEESEGIDQNTQIRNQGIIALSYRDWEEIVKTFEISEPVIASGQSQQRLSA; translated from the exons ATGTCCGGGGACAGCAGCGGCCGCCGGTCcgagggccggggccggggccgcgaCCCGCACCGGGATCGCacccgctcccgctcccgctcgcGGTCCCCGCTGTCGCCCGTGTCCCGCCGCGGCGCCGCGCCTGAGCGCAGGGAGGCCCCGGAGCGCCCGAGCCTGGAGGAGGCAGAGCCGTCGGATTCCGGGGACGAGATGGTGGACCCCGCGAGCTTGGAGGCGGAGACCGACCACGGCCTGTGCCGCCAGATCCGCCATCAGTACCGGGCGCTCATCAACTCGGTCCAAC AAAACCGAGAGGATATACTGAATGCCAGCGACAAACTAACTGAGGTCCTTGAAGAGGCCAACACTCTGTTTAATGGAg TGTCCCGGGCAAGAGAAGCAGTCCTGGATGCCCATTTTCTTGTTTTGGCTTCAGATTTGGGCAAAGAGAAGGCAAAGCAGCTGCGTTCTGATCTGAACTCGTTCGATATGTTGCGCTATGTTGAAACTCTA CTGACACATATGGGTGTAAATCCGCTAGAAGCTGAAGAACTCATCCGTGATGAAGATAGTTCTGATTTTGAATTCATAGTCTATGACTCCTGGAAAATATCAGgcaaaacagcagaaaacaccTTTAATAAAACCCATACATTCCACTTTct GTTGGGTTCAATACAAGGAGAGTTCCCTGTGCCAAAGCCACGAAGCGATCGTCCGAGAAAAGGTCCCaagacagaagagaagaagaCCATGCCTGACCAG TTAAGTGAAATGGAAGAATCTCATCAAGAAGCAACAGAAAAGGAAGTGGAAAGAATTTTGGGATTATTGCAGACCTATTTCCGAGAGGATC CTGATACTCCTATGTCCTTCTTTGACTTTGTGGTTGATCCACATTCTTTTCCCCGAACAGTGGAAAACATCTTTCATGTTTCCTTCATTATAAGG GATGGTTTTGCAAGAATAAAGCTTGACCAAGACCGACTGCCAATAATAG AGCCCGTTAATATTaatgaagaaagtgagggaatTGACCAAAACACCCAAATTAGGAATCAAGGAATCATAGCTTTGAGTTACCGAGACTGGGAG GAGATCGTGAAGACCTTTGAGATCTCAGAACCTGTGATTGCTTCAGGCCAGAGCCAGCAGAGGCTAAGCGCCTGA